One region of Kytococcus sedentarius DSM 20547 genomic DNA includes:
- a CDS encoding arsenate reductase/protein-tyrosine-phosphatase family protein, giving the protein MHILYVCTGNICRSTFAERWSRHLAPHGLTFSSAGTMALVGNPMDELMAHELRRRGGDPEGFAARQVSLPILREADLVLTMERRHKAYVVDEMPSLTRRTHTLGHFLHAVDELAAAGPVPSGPALVDTVSRVRVPSSRAESVEDPYRRGPEKAAQAGQQLEAWVGRVVGALASSPPVDAAPGRPAGGRPAAGGSTPVRLFGD; this is encoded by the coding sequence GTGCACATCCTCTATGTCTGCACCGGCAACATCTGCCGGTCCACGTTCGCCGAGCGGTGGTCGCGGCACCTCGCGCCGCACGGGCTCACCTTCTCCTCGGCGGGGACCATGGCGCTGGTCGGCAACCCGATGGACGAGCTGATGGCCCACGAGCTGCGGCGGCGGGGCGGCGACCCCGAGGGCTTCGCGGCACGCCAGGTCAGCCTGCCGATCCTGCGCGAGGCGGACCTGGTGCTCACCATGGAGCGTCGTCACAAGGCCTACGTAGTGGACGAGATGCCGTCCCTGACCCGGCGCACCCACACGCTCGGCCACTTCCTGCACGCCGTCGACGAGCTGGCCGCGGCCGGGCCGGTGCCCTCCGGGCCCGCGCTGGTCGATACGGTGTCGCGCGTGCGTGTCCCGTCCTCCCGTGCGGAGTCGGTCGAGGACCCCTACCGCCGCGGCCCGGAGAAGGCGGCCCAGGCCGGCCAGCAGCTCGAGGCCTGGGTGGGGAGGGTGGTCGGGGCGCTGGCGAGCAGCCCGCCGGTCGATGCGGCACCCGGCCGGCCGGCCGGTGGTCGGCCCGCAGCGGGCGGTTCGACCCCCGTGCGCCTCTTCGGCGACTGA